In the Diachasmimorpha longicaudata isolate KC_UGA_2023 chromosome 1, iyDiaLong2, whole genome shotgun sequence genome, one interval contains:
- the LOC135160696 gene encoding uncharacterized protein LOC135160696, whose protein sequence is MSDYVGSRMDRSFFYLMAIYVIHGLLLHVFLRPINVNGINIDKGFLRPSMSEDWIKFVDNENTSYVNIGANDNSQEEKNSNSSNVFIINQPTKQFQMSSNSGRLQLLTLQKPSAASVFPTATCASIMAVVKTISPATWGIISGCIVFLLTFTENDNVQ, encoded by the exons ATGAGTGATTATGTTGGTAGCCGGATGGATCGCAGCTTTTTCTACTTAATGGCGATTTATGTCATTCATGGATTATTACTACATGTTTTTTTACGACCAATTAATGTTAATGGTATTAATATTGATAAGGGATTCCTCCGGCCTTCAATGTCCGAGGATTGGATTAAATTTGTGGACAATGAGAATACAAGTTACGTAAATATTGGAGCCAATGACAATTctcaagaggaaaaaaattctaatagcTCAAACGTGTTTATTATCAACCAACCCACCAAGCAG tTCCAGATGAGTTCTAATAGTGGAAGACTGCAGTTGCTAACACTTCAGAAACCTTCAGCGGCGTCTGTTTTTCCCACAGCAACGTGCGCTTCTATTATGGCTGTTGTGAAGACCATTAGTCCAGCAACGTGGGGCATAATATCTGGTTGCATAGTTTTTCTATTAACGTTTACAGAAAATGATAATGTACAGTAG
- the LOC135160585 gene encoding uncharacterized protein LOC135160585 isoform X1, with the protein MNGDQRVSTTNWSHGLQGARVDNKITSDESDSLTEAISVLENKVEALNIEQSFGNDALSSLEELSLEFDELTRKFHTLKEVQKPVGKNHHEKRKIKLLHKFSQTDDYSILEIAEAKSSIAHCILQLLSINHLLDGNESQSVVIKKLLTHQCFENSEDNFIIQSLSVGPVYFEVKSQGIYDEQEIQTDSSTKTNAIEQGRSNSKKKLCNWLCCSRKSKKRRKKKTTKK; encoded by the exons ATGAATGGAGATCAAAG GGTATCTACAACGAATTGGAGTCATGGCCTCCAGGGAGCACGtgttgataataaaattacatCGGATGAGAGTGATTCTCTAACGGAAGCTATTTCTGTTCTTGAAAATAAAGTAGAAGCCCTGAATATCGAACAAAGCTTCGGAAATGATGCGTTGAGCAGCCTTGAGGAACTCAGTCTAG AATTCGATGAGCTCACGAGGAAATTCCATACACTGAAGGAAGTACAGAAACCCGttggaaaaaatcatcatgagaagaggaaaataaaattgttgcaTAAATTCAGTCAAACAGACGACTATTCGATTCTCGAGATAGCAGAGGCAAAATCCAGTATTGCACACTGCATCTTGCAACTTCTTTCAATCAATCATCTGCTTGATGGAAATGAGAGTCAATCtgttgttataaaaaaattattgactcaCCAATGTTTTGAGAATTCGGAagataatttcattattcagaGTTTATCAGTGGGTCCA GTGTATTTTGAAGTCAAATCACAGGGTATTTATGATGAACAAGAAATCCAAACGGATTCATCAACTAAAACCAATGCGATAGAACAAGGTCGGAGCAATTCCAAGAAGAAGTTGTGCAATTG GCTTTGTTGCTCCAGGAAAtcgaaaaaaaggagaaagaaGAAAACAACTAAGAAATGA
- the LOC135160585 gene encoding uncharacterized protein LOC135160585 isoform X2, with the protein MVSTTNWSHGLQGARVDNKITSDESDSLTEAISVLENKVEALNIEQSFGNDALSSLEELSLEFDELTRKFHTLKEVQKPVGKNHHEKRKIKLLHKFSQTDDYSILEIAEAKSSIAHCILQLLSINHLLDGNESQSVVIKKLLTHQCFENSEDNFIIQSLSVGPVYFEVKSQGIYDEQEIQTDSSTKTNAIEQGRSNSKKKLCNWLCCSRKSKKRRKKKTTKK; encoded by the exons AT GGTATCTACAACGAATTGGAGTCATGGCCTCCAGGGAGCACGtgttgataataaaattacatCGGATGAGAGTGATTCTCTAACGGAAGCTATTTCTGTTCTTGAAAATAAAGTAGAAGCCCTGAATATCGAACAAAGCTTCGGAAATGATGCGTTGAGCAGCCTTGAGGAACTCAGTCTAG AATTCGATGAGCTCACGAGGAAATTCCATACACTGAAGGAAGTACAGAAACCCGttggaaaaaatcatcatgagaagaggaaaataaaattgttgcaTAAATTCAGTCAAACAGACGACTATTCGATTCTCGAGATAGCAGAGGCAAAATCCAGTATTGCACACTGCATCTTGCAACTTCTTTCAATCAATCATCTGCTTGATGGAAATGAGAGTCAATCtgttgttataaaaaaattattgactcaCCAATGTTTTGAGAATTCGGAagataatttcattattcagaGTTTATCAGTGGGTCCA GTGTATTTTGAAGTCAAATCACAGGGTATTTATGATGAACAAGAAATCCAAACGGATTCATCAACTAAAACCAATGCGATAGAACAAGGTCGGAGCAATTCCAAGAAGAAGTTGTGCAATTG GCTTTGTTGCTCCAGGAAAtcgaaaaaaaggagaaagaaGAAAACAACTAAGAAATGA